Proteins encoded in a region of the Acidobacteriota bacterium genome:
- a CDS encoding carboxypeptidase regulatory-like domain-containing protein: protein MHTTIAFRGLTAALVATVFLAVGHAQQAGQAGTAQQGAQQAGRGGGRGNQPARDAQVQQATGTAMILGQVVTGDSGTPVRRAQVNLTGQELRGQRTTLTDDEGRFVFTLLPAGRYNVNTSKAGYVNIAYGAKAPGRAGTPIQLADGQKLEAKAISLPRGGVVTGIVLDEHGEPAPGTPVRAMREVIRTGEKRLESAGTDTTDDRGMYRVYGLQPGKYIVYAQPRNQGTGALQVSIASEIEAAVQQMTQMLGAGQGGRGGGGAGGRGAQLGDLLGQMGGGRGQQALEQLQQQLSPEGQPTAAYAPVFYPGSTSPSSAATVEITAGQERFGVDFQLQLTQTAQVDGVVMGPDGVTPTGIQITLVPKDTLPGLPGGTMTARAGQDGRFTFRNVIPGQYSVVARGQMRVVDPAAPEQEVPAAGARGGGRGGGRGQGGPAPQILWAMADVAVDGTDQSGVSLQLQTGMTISGRVAFDGVGAPPSDLTRLRVNLVTVGAPAVDFGNIPAASVDASGRFTLQGVPPGRYSLRGTGQGGGAGMGGAAGAGRGGGAGAATTPAGTAVNWQLASAMAGGRDSLDFPLVIGPGTNITDAVVTFADKSTELTGTLQDATGAATSDYSIIVFPSDKQYWQPQSRRIVSVRPGTDGRFTTRNLPPGSYMIVAVTDVEPGEWFDPGFLEQLAAAAMRVTLAEGEKKTQNLRLAGGG, encoded by the coding sequence ATGCACACAACAATCGCGTTCCGCGGACTGACCGCGGCCCTGGTCGCCACGGTGTTTCTGGCTGTCGGTCACGCCCAACAAGCCGGCCAGGCCGGCACGGCCCAACAGGGCGCCCAACAGGCGGGGAGAGGCGGCGGACGCGGCAACCAGCCCGCCCGCGACGCCCAGGTCCAGCAGGCAACAGGCACCGCCATGATCCTGGGCCAGGTCGTCACCGGTGACAGCGGCACGCCGGTCCGGCGCGCCCAGGTCAACCTCACCGGCCAGGAACTGCGTGGCCAGCGGACGACGTTGACTGACGATGAGGGGCGGTTTGTGTTTACGCTGCTGCCCGCCGGGCGTTACAACGTGAATACGTCGAAGGCCGGTTACGTGAACATCGCTTACGGCGCGAAGGCCCCGGGCCGCGCGGGCACTCCGATTCAACTGGCCGACGGCCAGAAGCTCGAAGCCAAGGCGATTTCGCTGCCCAGGGGCGGCGTGGTCACCGGCATCGTGCTGGATGAACACGGGGAGCCGGCGCCCGGCACACCGGTGCGGGCGATGCGGGAAGTGATTCGGACCGGCGAGAAGCGGCTGGAGTCTGCCGGCACCGACACCACCGACGACCGGGGCATGTACCGCGTCTACGGCCTCCAACCCGGCAAATACATCGTCTATGCACAGCCCCGCAATCAGGGCACCGGCGCGCTGCAGGTGTCCATCGCGAGTGAGATCGAAGCGGCCGTGCAGCAGATGACGCAGATGCTCGGCGCGGGTCAGGGCGGGCGAGGTGGCGGCGGCGCGGGTGGTCGCGGCGCGCAACTCGGCGATTTGCTCGGGCAAATGGGCGGCGGACGCGGACAACAGGCGCTTGAACAACTGCAGCAGCAGCTCAGTCCCGAGGGGCAGCCGACGGCGGCGTACGCGCCGGTGTTTTATCCAGGATCAACGTCGCCATCGAGCGCGGCAACGGTGGAGATTACAGCCGGCCAGGAGCGCTTCGGCGTGGACTTCCAGCTGCAGCTCACGCAGACCGCGCAAGTGGACGGCGTGGTGATGGGTCCCGACGGCGTCACGCCGACCGGCATCCAAATCACGCTCGTACCCAAGGACACGCTCCCCGGCTTGCCCGGAGGCACGATGACCGCGCGCGCGGGGCAGGATGGGCGATTCACTTTCCGCAATGTGATTCCCGGGCAGTACTCGGTGGTCGCGCGTGGCCAGATGCGGGTGGTGGACCCCGCGGCGCCGGAGCAGGAAGTCCCCGCAGCCGGTGCGCGCGGCGGCGGACGCGGGGGCGGTCGCGGCCAGGGTGGTCCCGCGCCTCAAATTTTGTGGGCGATGGCCGACGTTGCGGTGGACGGCACCGACCAATCGGGTGTCAGCCTGCAACTTCAGACGGGCATGACCATCTCGGGACGCGTCGCCTTTGATGGCGTTGGCGCTCCGCCGAGCGATCTCACACGCCTCCGCGTCAACCTGGTCACCGTCGGTGCACCGGCGGTGGACTTCGGCAACATCCCTGCAGCCTCGGTGGATGCCAGTGGCCGGTTCACTCTGCAGGGTGTGCCACCTGGACGTTATTCGCTGCGCGGCACGGGTCAGGGCGGCGGCGCGGGTATGGGCGGAGCCGCCGGCGCCGGTCGCGGTGGTGGCGCAGGAGCGGCGACCACGCCTGCGGGAACAGCCGTGAATTGGCAACTCGCATCGGCGATGGCCGGTGGTCGCGACAGCCTGGACTTCCCGCTCGTGATTGGACCGGGCACGAACATCACTGATGCGGTGGTGACCTTTGCCGACAAGTCCACGGAACTCACCGGCACGCTGCAGGACGCCACCGGTGCTGCCACATCCGACTATTCGATCATCGTCTTCCCATCCGACAAGCAGTACTGGCAGCCGCAGTCGCGGCGGATTGTTTCGGTGCGCCCCGGCACGGATGGCCGCTTCACCACGCGCAACCTGCCGCCGGGCAGCTACATGATCGTGGCGGTCACGGATGTGGAGCCGGGCGAATGGTTTGACCCCGGCTTCCTGGAACAGCTCGCCGCTGCCGCCATGCGCGTGACGCTTGCCGAAGGCGAGAAAAAAACACAGAACCTCCGCCTCGCCGGCGGAGGGTAG
- a CDS encoding VWA domain-containing protein — MRLVCAAVAVVLALAPARAQQGQTGQGFSFRSNVDLINVTATVTDSTGRFVSGLTRDDFEIYEDGVLQPTSHFETERVPVSLGIVVDTSGSMVGERWVAAQAAINRFLNDLLGSEDEVFLYRFDNRPELVQPWTGDRRATSRKFSGLQPRGGTAMYDAVAEAIPLAQQGTKRKKALVVISDGNDTNSRMKVNELTRLIQESEVLVYAVGIEASGGSGSYSQPSAPQKTSRPPSPSPFPGRKVTTPPPAPAPAPTRSAPPRNSNSGGSGGDRANETALRAMTDDSGGRTEMIYSPQDLDPATAGIASELSQQYFLGYNSAAPKDGRWHTIEVRVKKGSYTIRARKGFIAG, encoded by the coding sequence ATGCGTCTGGTCTGTGCTGCCGTTGCCGTTGTTCTCGCGCTCGCCCCGGCTCGCGCCCAGCAAGGGCAAACCGGCCAGGGCTTCTCGTTCCGCTCCAACGTCGATCTCATCAACGTCACCGCCACCGTCACCGACAGCACCGGCCGGTTTGTGTCCGGCCTGACGCGCGACGACTTCGAAATCTACGAAGACGGCGTCCTGCAACCCACCTCACACTTCGAGACCGAACGTGTCCCCGTCAGCCTCGGCATCGTCGTCGACACCAGCGGCAGCATGGTGGGCGAACGATGGGTGGCGGCCCAGGCCGCCATCAACCGGTTTCTGAACGACCTCCTTGGATCCGAGGACGAAGTGTTCCTTTATCGCTTCGACAATCGTCCTGAGTTGGTGCAGCCGTGGACCGGTGACCGGCGCGCGACCAGTCGCAAGTTCTCGGGCCTGCAACCCAGAGGCGGCACAGCGATGTACGACGCCGTGGCCGAGGCCATCCCCCTCGCGCAGCAGGGCACAAAACGCAAGAAGGCGCTGGTGGTGATCTCGGACGGCAACGATACCAACAGCCGGATGAAGGTCAATGAACTGACGCGGCTGATTCAGGAGAGCGAAGTGCTGGTCTATGCGGTCGGCATCGAAGCATCGGGCGGATCCGGTTCCTACAGCCAGCCATCAGCCCCGCAGAAGACCAGCCGACCCCCTTCGCCGTCTCCGTTTCCGGGCCGCAAAGTCACGACACCGCCACCGGCTCCCGCGCCCGCTCCCACGCGCAGCGCGCCGCCGCGCAACAGTAATTCGGGGGGCTCCGGCGGGGACCGCGCCAACGAGACCGCGCTCCGCGCGATGACCGACGACAGCGGCGGGCGCACTGAAATGATCTACTCGCCGCAGGACCTGGACCCGGCCACGGCCGGCATCGCCAGTGAACTCAGCCAGCAGTACTTTCTTGGCTACAACTCGGCGGCACCAAAAGACGGGCGCTGGCACACGATCGAAGTGCGGGTCAAAAAAGGGTCGTACACCATTCGCGCCCGCAAGGGATTTATTGCGGGCTAA
- a CDS encoding ZIP family metal transporter yields MSDSSLVWAAALGLSVAGSVGGLLVAGILLLFGPEVRNRVVPSLVSYAVGTLLGAAALGLMPQALETLSPQRAFAALLGGILTFFVLEKLVLLRHCHDDAECKVHESTVTLVIIGDAVHTFVDGVAIAATTLVSVPLGISTALAAIAHEIPQEAGDFGILLSAGHSRKKALMLNATSALGGVAGALAMLLLGSAMPNVAPYVLAFAAGNFLYVAMADLIPHLHRGETNSNSVRQVILIALGLLTIGLVDQLLH; encoded by the coding sequence GTGTCTGATTCATCTCTTGTCTGGGCCGCGGCGCTCGGGCTCTCGGTCGCCGGCAGCGTCGGCGGTCTTCTGGTCGCCGGCATTCTCCTCCTCTTTGGCCCCGAGGTCCGCAACCGGGTGGTGCCGTCCCTGGTGTCGTACGCCGTCGGCACGCTCCTGGGTGCTGCTGCGCTCGGGTTGATGCCGCAGGCGCTTGAGACCCTGTCGCCACAACGGGCGTTCGCGGCGCTGCTCGGGGGCATTCTCACGTTCTTCGTGCTCGAAAAGCTCGTCCTGCTCCGCCATTGTCATGACGATGCGGAGTGCAAGGTGCATGAGAGCACCGTGACGCTTGTGATCATCGGCGACGCGGTGCATACGTTTGTGGACGGGGTCGCAATCGCGGCCACCACGTTGGTGTCAGTGCCGCTGGGAATCAGCACCGCACTCGCGGCGATCGCGCACGAGATTCCGCAGGAGGCCGGCGACTTCGGGATTCTGCTGTCGGCCGGTCACTCGCGCAAGAAAGCGTTGATGCTCAATGCCACGTCCGCGCTCGGCGGCGTGGCCGGCGCGCTGGCCATGCTGCTGCTGGGCTCAGCGATGCCGAACGTGGCGCCCTACGTCCTCGCGTTCGCGGCCGGCAATTTTCTCTATGTCGCGATGGCCGACCTGATCCCGCACCTGCATCGCGGCGAAACCAACAGCAACAGCGTCCGCCAGGTCATCCTCATCGCGCTCGGGTTGCTGACCATCGGCCTCGTCGATCAACTGCTGCATTAA
- a CDS encoding glycosyltransferase family 2 protein: MEGLVSVIIPVRNGSRYLREAIQSVLDQDYERIEVIVADNGSEDDSRAVAAAMPGPVRVIEEPTPGAGHARNAGVRLAMGEYVAFLDADDLWLPGKLTRQVQALSADPEIDLVFTHGQNFVSPELRDAPLLAGMRETGAQPWILPSAMLARRTSFMKAGWLPDLRGGEFIAWYGIAQSRGLRTTIIPDLLVRRRVHLANSTGQSRPQDYVRAAKMILDQRRKAQPASK, from the coding sequence ATGGAAGGACTTGTGAGCGTGATCATTCCCGTACGGAACGGATCGCGCTACCTGCGTGAAGCGATTCAGAGCGTCCTCGACCAGGACTATGAACGCATCGAAGTGATCGTGGCTGACAACGGCTCCGAGGATGACAGCCGTGCCGTCGCAGCCGCGATGCCAGGTCCTGTGCGTGTGATCGAGGAGCCCACGCCAGGGGCCGGTCATGCCCGGAATGCCGGCGTCAGGCTGGCGATGGGCGAGTACGTGGCTTTCCTCGACGCGGATGATCTGTGGTTGCCAGGAAAATTGACCAGGCAGGTGCAGGCCCTCTCTGCGGACCCGGAAATTGATCTGGTGTTCACGCATGGACAGAACTTCGTCAGTCCCGAACTGCGCGATGCCCCACTGCTGGCCGGAATGCGTGAGACCGGAGCGCAGCCATGGATCCTGCCGTCTGCCATGCTGGCACGCCGAACCTCGTTCATGAAAGCCGGCTGGTTGCCGGATCTTCGCGGCGGGGAATTCATCGCGTGGTACGGCATTGCGCAGTCCCGTGGGCTTCGCACCACCATCATCCCGGACCTGCTCGTGCGACGTCGCGTTCATCTGGCGAACTCGACCGGGCAGTCACGGCCGCAGGACTACGTGCGGGCGGCGAAAATGATTCTCGACCAACGGCGGAAGGCCCAGCCGGCGAGCAAATGA
- a CDS encoding PqqD family peptide modification chaperone: MTLENGAAPAVRLRHNDPNVLFENFDDEVVAVHLGTGVYHSMLGTAGDIFAMLRTAPTRDELEAVLVTKYDAPRDQIAADLERFLRELKTEGLIRESSFNEHDVESQPQFEGAPATRQPYAPPLLDAHRELEKLFLLDPVHDTAESGWPHAKPAAEDVHPLQRYRLDATHCVLEKFDEATLVLNIGTGAYFSFSGAADDVLSLLSGAPTVGAMAQAMARKYAATEVEWLEALKPFLDRLIQARLVSLAAADDPGAAPEVTLEATHPRLPFAVLDFETFKDASVTAVGPADADAELSVLSGNRRLRLLTTQAIHALTPDGGVVVHLARGEYFVLNPTTAHVFRLLEAGATATEIASSLRRTYDVKRSEVMAGVVILLRSLVALQLVEVTDESSTRGTGEGPEAPTVLKPFEPFSVDIQTDLKETMRLYPDGQRVAPAPTQQGRQLAALLGEYFEYAAARHRVSDTALEIAGRRVLIRCVGEEKRRSLSRAFSHLITSSSADGQADLTIHVWDGKTAGPAPNALMTFFLQGLYGNWIGHCSPRGELKTFHSQDVPAFFSPGQDVVSLVDIENRNAYFFQRADDALPYWETGSPFRAILHAWMSPLGLQFIHGAGIGEHGRGVILAGKGGSGKTTTALLCLNAGLQYAGDDYCAVTQSPQVCVHSLYNTAKLVPGDLDRFPNLRPRLSNPPSLVPGSTDKSTFFLSDVRPDLLVAALPAQAILLPRVTGQARTTVTECGQEEALAAIAPSSVAQLPGAGPSDMARLVALTANLPCYVLNLGTDLSEIPDAIRRVLHG; the protein is encoded by the coding sequence ATGACTTTGGAGAACGGAGCGGCCCCTGCGGTGCGCCTCCGCCACAACGATCCGAACGTGCTGTTCGAGAACTTCGATGACGAGGTTGTGGCGGTCCATTTGGGCACCGGGGTGTATCACAGCATGTTGGGGACGGCCGGCGACATCTTCGCGATGCTGCGTACGGCACCGACGCGGGACGAACTGGAGGCCGTGCTTGTCACCAAGTACGACGCTCCCCGGGACCAGATCGCGGCTGACCTGGAGAGATTTCTTCGGGAACTCAAGACGGAAGGCCTGATCAGGGAGTCGTCGTTCAACGAACACGACGTGGAAAGCCAGCCGCAGTTCGAAGGCGCGCCCGCCACCCGACAGCCGTACGCGCCGCCCCTGCTGGACGCTCACCGTGAGTTGGAGAAACTGTTCCTGCTCGACCCGGTTCACGACACGGCCGAGAGCGGGTGGCCCCACGCCAAGCCCGCCGCTGAAGACGTCCATCCCTTGCAGCGGTATCGCCTGGACGCGACGCACTGCGTACTCGAGAAATTTGACGAGGCCACGCTGGTCCTGAACATCGGAACCGGCGCCTACTTCAGCTTCTCTGGCGCGGCCGACGACGTCCTGTCGCTCTTGTCGGGCGCGCCGACCGTCGGTGCCATGGCCCAGGCGATGGCGCGCAAGTACGCGGCCACGGAAGTCGAGTGGCTCGAGGCGCTGAAACCATTTCTCGACCGATTGATCCAGGCGCGGCTTGTGTCCCTTGCCGCGGCTGACGACCCCGGCGCCGCGCCCGAAGTGACCCTGGAAGCCACGCACCCGCGCCTGCCCTTCGCCGTGCTGGATTTCGAGACGTTCAAGGACGCGTCGGTCACGGCGGTTGGCCCGGCGGACGCCGATGCCGAACTGTCGGTATTGTCTGGGAACAGGCGACTGCGCCTGCTGACGACCCAGGCGATCCATGCCCTGACCCCCGATGGTGGCGTTGTGGTGCACCTCGCGCGCGGCGAGTACTTCGTGCTCAATCCCACAACGGCCCACGTCTTCCGTCTGCTGGAAGCCGGGGCCACGGCCACCGAGATCGCGTCGTCGCTTCGCCGCACCTACGACGTCAAGCGCTCAGAGGTCATGGCCGGCGTCGTGATCCTGTTGCGCAGCCTGGTCGCACTCCAGTTGGTCGAGGTCACCGACGAGTCGTCCACGCGCGGAACCGGCGAGGGGCCGGAGGCACCAACGGTGCTGAAGCCATTCGAGCCGTTTTCCGTGGACATCCAGACCGACCTGAAGGAAACGATGCGTCTCTATCCCGATGGCCAACGTGTGGCCCCCGCGCCGACGCAGCAGGGGCGGCAGTTGGCCGCGTTGCTTGGCGAGTACTTCGAGTACGCGGCCGCGCGACATCGGGTCTCAGACACCGCCCTCGAAATCGCCGGACGCCGCGTCCTCATCCGTTGTGTGGGCGAGGAAAAGCGCCGCTCGTTGAGTCGCGCCTTCTCGCACCTGATCACATCTTCGTCCGCGGACGGGCAAGCGGACTTGACCATCCATGTCTGGGATGGCAAAACCGCAGGCCCCGCGCCAAATGCCCTGATGACGTTCTTCCTGCAGGGCCTGTACGGCAACTGGATCGGGCACTGCAGCCCACGCGGCGAGTTGAAGACCTTTCACAGCCAGGATGTTCCGGCATTTTTTTCACCAGGGCAGGATGTGGTGAGCCTGGTCGATATTGAGAACCGCAACGCGTATTTCTTCCAGCGGGCCGACGACGCGCTCCCCTACTGGGAAACCGGCTCACCGTTCCGCGCGATCCTCCACGCATGGATGTCGCCGTTGGGCCTCCAGTTCATTCATGGCGCCGGCATCGGCGAGCACGGCCGTGGCGTCATCCTGGCCGGCAAAGGCGGGTCGGGCAAGACAACGACCGCTCTGCTGTGCCTGAACGCAGGCCTGCAGTACGCCGGAGACGATTACTGTGCGGTCACACAGTCACCGCAGGTTTGTGTGCACAGCCTCTACAACACGGCGAAGCTGGTGCCGGGGGATCTCGACCGGTTCCCGAATCTGCGGCCCCGCCTGTCGAATCCGCCTTCGCTGGTGCCTGGCAGCACCGACAAATCCACGTTCTTCCTCTCCGATGTCCGTCCGGACCTGCTGGTCGCCGCGCTGCCGGCGCAGGCGATCCTGCTGCCTCGCGTCACCGGCCAGGCGCGTACCACGGTCACCGAGTGTGGCCAGGAAGAAGCCCTCGCCGCCATCGCCCCGAGTTCGGTGGCGCAATTGCCGGGCGCCGGCCCGAGTGACATGGCCCGCTTGGTCGCGTTGACCGCGAACCTCCCGTGTTACGTGTTGAACCTGGGAACCGATCTCAGCGAAATCCCGGACGCGATTCGTCGCGTGCTCCACGGATAA
- a CDS encoding nucleotidyltransferase family protein gives MKPSLLTALLHPEPTAGAAWRQWRQALDSFERVTYPEQLLLPMLGSRLSQWTAGDPDAARFRGLVRQTWTRNQLQLQSALALQMSLAAADVPAALAGPGVYALRADARGAVRAIPHIDLVIAREQLDAAAVVLQREGYHADEPLPDVDALDWRCHIRLRKGPDMLYLHWRVYPAVFHQTRLAERACFARLQTMVWNGQSLRVIGDADTLLHCVTGPRHDDQLPWEADVPLLQLDTMDWDGLRSHLRRFSLAPDHPHPLARLNAIRRAFPGLAIPAFTAAECVSRASQPLALWREYRNQCAHRNIPVGLRGFVAFLVGGAAREWQRWQRRPSWKS, from the coding sequence ATGAAACCCAGTCTCCTTACGGCGCTCCTGCATCCGGAACCCACTGCCGGCGCCGCGTGGCGCCAGTGGCGACAGGCGCTCGACTCGTTCGAACGCGTGACGTATCCGGAGCAACTGCTGCTGCCGATGCTGGGCTCGCGCCTGTCGCAGTGGACCGCGGGCGACCCGGATGCCGCGCGCTTTCGCGGCCTCGTTCGGCAGACGTGGACGCGCAACCAGCTGCAACTTCAGTCAGCCTTGGCACTGCAGATGTCGCTTGCCGCCGCGGATGTGCCGGCGGCCCTCGCCGGACCTGGGGTGTACGCCCTGCGCGCAGACGCGCGCGGCGCCGTTCGGGCGATTCCGCATATTGACCTGGTGATCGCGCGCGAGCAATTGGACGCCGCGGCGGTCGTCCTGCAGCGCGAGGGCTATCACGCCGATGAGCCGCTGCCGGATGTGGATGCGCTGGACTGGCGCTGTCACATCCGCCTGCGCAAGGGGCCCGACATGCTGTATCTGCACTGGCGGGTGTATCCAGCGGTGTTTCACCAAACCCGGCTTGCCGAACGCGCCTGCTTCGCGCGTCTGCAGACCATGGTGTGGAATGGGCAGAGTCTGCGTGTGATCGGCGATGCCGACACCCTGTTGCATTGCGTGACAGGGCCGCGCCATGACGATCAACTGCCATGGGAGGCAGACGTCCCGCTGCTGCAGCTGGACACGATGGACTGGGATGGCCTTCGGTCCCACCTTCGCCGCTTCAGCCTGGCTCCCGACCATCCCCATCCGCTGGCCCGGTTGAATGCGATCCGGCGTGCCTTTCCAGGCCTCGCGATCCCGGCATTCACGGCCGCCGAGTGCGTCAGCCGCGCCTCTCAGCCACTCGCGCTCTGGCGCGAATACAGGAACCAGTGCGCCCATCGGAACATCCCCGTCGGTCTCCGGGGCTTCGTCGCCTTCCTGGTGGGCGGCGCAGCACGGGAATGGCAGCGCTGGCAACGGAGGCCGTCCTGGAAGTCATAA
- a CDS encoding TonB family protein produces MEVFSLRDVAMAAAVPVDQVQAVVESEQILVVNGHISQADAVRLVRGFASGELGRAPITLLRPTRRKGSLPLAASGMMHAAFVAVLLVASSLGLLKANDTEAHVEDPTPVRMVFLMLPGPGGGGGGGGNAIPIPPPPAKAKAPAPAPKKVSVPVPKPPPYRPPPRPVTRPTPPPRPTPVQPVRVPPTREQPKPMPVVQAPVAPMAVDADDQPGLLNSQAPPSTSQGKGTGGGAGSGQGTGLGEGSGSGIGEGSDGGTGGGPFRPGSGIEPPLLRREVKPVYTDEGRRRAIEGDVVMEIVVRRDGSVGDVRLMRTLGAGLDQRAIAAVKQWRFAPARRKGAAGGRVGGSGRGFRTAVATERQDHGMDVVDDIGRGVGPGDRHGRAGVATVARRSAAH; encoded by the coding sequence GTGGAGGTGTTCTCGCTCAGGGACGTTGCGATGGCGGCTGCGGTGCCGGTGGACCAGGTCCAGGCCGTAGTCGAATCCGAACAGATCCTGGTGGTCAACGGCCACATCTCGCAGGCCGATGCGGTACGCCTGGTCCGCGGGTTTGCCAGTGGCGAACTGGGACGAGCACCCATCACACTGCTCCGCCCCACCCGTCGCAAAGGCAGCCTGCCGCTGGCGGCGTCGGGCATGATGCACGCGGCGTTTGTCGCCGTGTTGCTGGTCGCCTCGTCGCTCGGGCTCCTCAAGGCCAACGACACTGAAGCTCACGTCGAAGATCCGACACCAGTCCGCATGGTGTTCCTGATGCTCCCCGGTCCCGGCGGAGGCGGCGGTGGTGGCGGAAACGCGATCCCGATTCCCCCACCTCCCGCGAAGGCCAAGGCCCCAGCGCCGGCACCAAAAAAAGTCAGTGTCCCGGTACCGAAACCACCACCGTACCGGCCACCGCCGCGTCCAGTGACGCGCCCCACGCCGCCGCCCCGGCCCACTCCGGTGCAGCCGGTTCGGGTGCCCCCCACGCGGGAACAGCCGAAACCAATGCCGGTGGTTCAGGCCCCCGTGGCTCCCATGGCGGTCGACGCCGACGACCAGCCCGGCCTGCTCAACTCTCAGGCGCCGCCCTCGACGAGCCAGGGCAAAGGCACGGGCGGAGGCGCGGGCTCGGGTCAAGGCACGGGACTTGGCGAAGGCAGCGGCTCGGGAATCGGCGAGGGTTCGGATGGCGGCACGGGTGGAGGGCCATTTCGTCCGGGCAGCGGCATCGAACCGCCATTGCTCCGTCGCGAAGTGAAGCCGGTTTACACCGACGAAGGACGCCGGCGCGCCATTGAAGGCGATGTGGTGATGGAAATTGTCGTCCGGCGCGATGGCTCTGTCGGTGATGTGCGCCTGATGCGCACACTTGGCGCCGGGCTGGACCAGAGAGCGATTGCCGCCGTCAAGCAATGGCGCTTCGCGCCGGCGCGGCGCAAGGGCGCAGCCGGTGGACGTGTTGGTGGAAGTGGCCGTGGGTTTCGCACTGCGGTAGCGACGGAGAGACAAGATCATGGAATGGACGTTGTGGATGACATTGGTCGGGGCGTTGGCCCTGGCGATCGCCATGGCCGTGCTGGCGTGGCGACTGTTGCGCGGCGATCGGCAGCGCACTGA
- a CDS encoding glycosyltransferase, giving the protein MPVLPTLAIVTPVHNGRSYLGATLDAIAAQNYPGAISVVVDDGSTDGSGDLARARGSRVLRTEGVGPAAARNVAIRATQSDFVCCLDADDLFGSDALLHRLADALHDAPDAGFAQGLTQNFKQGPDGQRVLLKSPYRFLNLGSMLFRRRLFAQVGLFEESLRYCEDLDFLMRCWEHDVSRVLVPTLALLYRRHANQMTHGLSGAGHGTMRAYRRRIERIRSGAYDPHRQRPVDWSAYLGIPVDVSDEV; this is encoded by the coding sequence ATGCCGGTTTTGCCGACCCTCGCAATCGTCACGCCCGTCCACAACGGGCGCTCGTATCTGGGAGCGACACTGGACGCGATTGCCGCGCAGAACTATCCCGGAGCCATCTCCGTCGTCGTGGACGACGGGTCGACGGACGGTTCTGGAGACCTCGCTCGCGCGCGCGGCTCGCGCGTACTTCGCACCGAGGGCGTCGGCCCCGCCGCCGCGCGCAACGTGGCCATCAGGGCAACGCAATCCGATTTCGTGTGCTGTCTGGACGCGGACGATCTCTTCGGATCCGATGCGTTGCTCCACCGTCTGGCAGACGCGCTGCATGACGCACCAGACGCCGGATTCGCCCAGGGGCTGACCCAGAACTTCAAGCAGGGACCCGACGGCCAGCGCGTGCTCCTGAAGTCTCCCTACCGGTTCCTGAACCTGGGCTCGATGTTGTTCCGCCGTCGGCTCTTCGCTCAGGTTGGCCTGTTCGAGGAATCCCTTCGGTACTGCGAGGACCTCGATTTCCTGATGCGCTGCTGGGAACACGATGTGTCGCGTGTGCTGGTGCCGACTCTGGCCCTGCTGTACCGGCGCCACGCGAACCAAATGACGCACGGCTTGAGCGGCGCAGGACACGGCACCATGCGCGCGTACCGGCGCCGTATTGAACGCATCCGTTCGGGCGCTTACGATCCCCACCGGCAGAGGCCAGTGGACTGGTCGGCGTACCTCGGGATTCCGGTGGACGTTTCGGACGAGGTGTGA
- a CDS encoding GNAT family N-acetyltransferase: MASSLFSAKPSVLRCARCGRFVDWADARLQLVCGCRPHVELPPVVVRPCEDAERPAVLDLFQRDFGSTRVGAFDAEHALVDVPALVALVKGDQLAGALAYRLTEDALQMLALATDPMWQRSGVGGHLVTEAERLAKEAGRHRAIIATSNDNLPALYFYQRQQYRITSITPGSLITRAAGRPGFAGIAVRDEIRLEKDL; the protein is encoded by the coding sequence ATGGCGTCGTCACTGTTTTCCGCCAAGCCGTCCGTGCTGCGATGTGCGCGTTGTGGCCGATTTGTGGACTGGGCTGATGCGCGGCTCCAACTGGTGTGCGGCTGCCGGCCTCACGTCGAGCTGCCCCCGGTCGTTGTCCGCCCCTGCGAAGACGCCGAGCGGCCCGCGGTGCTGGACCTTTTCCAGCGCGATTTTGGCAGCACACGCGTGGGCGCGTTTGATGCGGAACACGCGTTAGTGGACGTGCCGGCGCTGGTGGCTCTGGTGAAGGGCGATCAACTGGCCGGCGCGCTGGCGTACCGGCTGACTGAAGACGCCCTGCAGATGCTGGCGCTTGCCACTGATCCGATGTGGCAGCGTTCCGGCGTGGGTGGCCACCTGGTGACCGAGGCTGAGCGGCTCGCGAAAGAGGCAGGCCGGCATCGGGCGATCATCGCGACTTCCAACGACAACCTTCCAGCGCTGTACTTCTACCAGCGCCAGCAGTACCGCATCACGTCCATCACGCCGGGTTCGCTCATCACCCGCGCGGCCGGCCGACCCGGCTTTGCGGGCATCGCGGTGCGCGACGAAATACGCCTGGAAAAAGATCTGTAG